ATAGTGTAGACCATGAGCTTGATGTCGTCCCTCTCGGACATGCGGTGATGGCCATGCCGCCGCAGGATGATATCCACATCGGGGCTGAGGACACGCTCTGCAACCTGCATGGAGATGTGCCAGGGTACTTCCTCGTCTTTGAGCCCGTGAATCAGCCGTACGGGACAAGTGATGGGGATGGGACTCTGGAGGACACAGTGATTTTCTGCCTCTCGCAGGAAGTCCATGCTGAACCTATAAAGACCCTCCTCTGAGTGTTTGGTGGGGACTGTCCACTCCCCCTTCTCCTCAAACTCCTTGCGTGTCTGCGCATTCAAACATGGACAAATCTGattcagaaaaacatttaaatgaaaatgccTGCAAAGTTTCGCACAGCATAACCACAAAAGTGAATATATGTGATAATATTATATGTTCCTACCTCCAGAGGAAGAGAATTGAACGCTGTGACGATGTGATCAGCGGCAGTGGAGATGCCCACCAGTGCTGCAGTCTTCTCTGGTCTTGCAATGGCTGCCAGCAGCATGAACCAACCGCCTATACTGGAACCCAC
This is a stretch of genomic DNA from Epinephelus fuscoguttatus linkage group LG21, E.fuscoguttatus.final_Chr_v1. It encodes these proteins:
- the abhd10b gene encoding abhydrolase domain containing 10, depalmitoylase b; protein product: MAAVALRSCRRGLSQILSNGGLTALSSQRLEGVRRHKSTVQYASRPDLPKLAYRRVKGKSPGVVFLPGYASNMNGQKAEALEEFCRSLGHSYLRFDYTGHGASEGVLSEGTIGTWKKDVLYVLDELAEGPQILVGSSIGGWFMLLAAIARPEKTAALVGISTAADHIVTAFNSLPLETRKEFEEKGEWTVPTKHSEEGLYRFSMDFLREAENHCVLQSPIPITCPVRLIHGLKDEEVPWHISMQVAERVLSPDVDIILRRHGHHRMSERDDIKLMVYTIDDLIDKLTTMV